In a single window of the Papaver somniferum cultivar HN1 chromosome 8, ASM357369v1, whole genome shotgun sequence genome:
- the LOC113306790 gene encoding uncharacterized protein LOC113306790, whose protein sequence is MADAMDEVSQLEEKISMKRNYYFKLLWENQNKSSPESDLAFNDYFYATWRKYSNRSTPRFDDEIGGVAIDSQVETDVEKVESMTKDSYDLIGAEVSDSAATINCTHRSGELELKMTKNEIDVELKSFSLDSVDSSSETILSQNPSTPSATYEGKFQSSFKVVLSVTDGYSATNEVHEHREKSNFLDYQEGKPFAPEHNYLNIVLNSQVGKVTNAEVKDFKFIKGFSYLVGVYKFGFNTTTSCLFACKGLEFMDAYNGKSAYELNFEMGYHLDPLFGISNLLESVKNRYKLDSSKLFNKIPEKGNVLYIKLILPVTRGSESGNACEPILQVHLNSR, encoded by the coding sequence ATGGCTGATGCGATGGATGAAGTCTCACAACTAGAAGAAAAAATTTCTATGAAACGAAATTATTATTTCAAGTTGCTATGGGAAAATCAGAACAAGTCTTCACCGGAGTCTGATTTAGCTTTTAATGATTATTTCTATGCTACGTGGAGAAAGTATTCTAACAGATCGACACCAAGATTCGACGATGAGATCGGTGGCGTAGCTATTGATTCGCAGGTAGAAACTGATGTTGAGAAAGTTGAGTCCATGACTAAAGATAGCTATGATTTAATTGGAGCTGAAGTCTCAGATTCTGCTGCAACAATAAATTGCACTCACAGATCTGGTGAATTAGAGTTGAAGATGACCAAGAATGAAATTGACGTCGAATTGAAATCATTTTCACTTGACTCAGTTGATTCAAGTTCAGAAACAATATTATCTCAAAATCCTTCAACTCCTAGTGCAACATATGAAGGTAAATTTCAATCTAGTTTTAAAGTTGTTCTCTCTGTAACCGATGGATATAGTGCTACTAATGAAGTTCATGAACACAGGGAGAAATCGAATTTCCTAGATTATCAAGAGGGTAAACCCTTCGCTCCTGAACATAATTATCTTAATATTGTTTTGAACTCTCAAGTTGGAAAGGTTACAAATGCTGAGGTGAAGGATTTCAAATTCATTAAGGGGTTTTCTTATTTGGTTGGAGTttataaatttggttttaatacaACTACTTCATGTCTGTTTGCTTGTAAGGGGTTGGAATTCATGGATGCTTATAATGGTAAATCTgcttatgaactgaattttgaaatGGGTTACCATTTAGATCCGTTGTTTGGGATTTCGAATTTGTTGGAGTCTGTTAAAAATAGATACAAGCTTGATTCCAGCAAGCTATTTAATAAAATTCCAGAGAAGGGTAATGTGCTTTACATTAAATTGATACTTCCTGTGACAAGGGGCAGTGAGTCTGGCAATGCCTGTGAACCAATTCTTCAAGTTCATCTTAACAGTAGATGA